In Comamonas koreensis, the genomic stretch CGCCGATTGCCTGTGACGCGGTGGCTGGGCCGAACGATGCGCCCGAGCTTCTTGGTATCGATGTGCAGCATGTCTCCAGGCGCATCGTGCTCATAGCGAACCACGGGCTCGGACGGCTGCAGATCGCTGAGTCGAGACAGGCCCGCACGGGCCAATACCCGGCTCACGGTGGACGCCGAGACGCCTGCGTAGCTGGCAATGCGCGACTGCAGCATGCGGCGTTTGCGTAGCTCAACAATGAGTAAGGCCTTGGACTCGCAGATGGCTTTGGGAGAGCAAATGGGCCTGGAGGAAGCATCGGCCAGGGCTGCTTCGCCGCCCCAGAGGTAGCGGCCCAGCCACTTGCGAGCGGTCTGTGCGGTGACGCCTTGAAGGGCTCCGGCCTGAGAGGCATCCAGGCCTTGCAAGGTCATCTGTTTGACCATCTCCAGTCTCCGGGCAAAGGTAAGTCGGGCATGCTTATGAGTGTTCATCCGGTTGGCTGTCCTGAGTGGGTTGGGTGTTTGGCGACTTCCAGTCTCTCAAATCCAACCCGGATGAACACCGGATACAACCTATTGAACCTTCACACCTAGCCCCTGTCCTTGGCCGCTCTGTTGAAGAAATACAGCAAAAGGGCCTGGGCGCAGCAGACTTTCCATCGAACGGAAGCTTGCACATCAAACTGATGGACGGCTCGTTTGTTCAGTTCGAACACGCATTCCATGTGGTCAATGCGCAGAAGTTCGCGATTGCGGTCTTCACGGAACACTGCGGCTACCATGTCTTCCCTTTCCATGAAGCCGAGGTGTCCCGTATCCAGCGCGAGGTTCTGTTTGTGCAAGCGTTTTAGGGATCTATCCATTCCCGCAACCAATCGATCCCAACGCGCCGGTCGGCTCCGTCACATCTCATCAATCGCCGTACTTGCAGCGCTACCCTGCGCCCCCGCCAGCCCTTCCCCCGCCTCAATCGCAAAGCGTTCCCGGCAGTTGATATAGAAGCTCGCGCCAAAGCGCCCGACGGGGAAGAACTCCTGCAGGCGCACCCGCCATTTTTCGGTGTCGACCAGGCCGTCACGCACGGCCAGCCATTGCACGCGGCCGATAAAGACATAGCGGCTCGCGGTTTCCAAGGTTTCGTGCAGCAAGCATTCGAAGGCGACGGGGGCTTGCACGATGCGTGGGGGGCGCACGCTTTGGGAGGGGGTGGCTGTCAGGCCCGTGTGGTCCAGCTCGCTCTCGTGCGGGGCCAGGCGGTCGCCGCAGCGGTGCATGGCGGCGGCCATCGCTTCGTCGGCGATGTGCACCACAAACTCCTTGTCGCGCAGGATGTTGGTGGCGGTGTCCTTTTGCGCGGTGTCCTGCAGCTTGTTCACGCTCAGCATCACCACCGGTGGGTCCTCGCCCATCATGTTGAACATGCTAAAAGGCGCGGCGTTGACGGTGCCGTCGGCGCCCAGGGTCGTCACCAAGGCTATGGGGCGCGGCACGATCAGGCTGGCCATCAGCTTGTAGCGTTCGTAGGTGCCCAGCTGGGCAAAGTCGATCTCGGTCATGGGCGCTTTCTCATCGTCTGAATGGGGCATTTTGCTTGCAATTGCCATGCCCGGGCGGCGCCGCCCCAGTAGCCGACCAAGCATGTATACAAGCTGCACCAAGCAGATGCGCTGCCATGCATCTGCGCGTGCACGCCCCAGCTGCATCACCTGGAATTTGCACCAGGCTGGTGCAGCTACGCACGCCAATACAGGGGCTTACAAACTGGCACCGATCTTGCAAACGACCTTGTATGCAACATCGGAGGCTCCCCATGCACAAGCGCAGTTTTCTGAAGACCACCGTCGCCGCTCTGGCGCTGTCCTGGGGTGCGGCCCAGGCGGCAGATGCGCCCATCAAGTTCCAGCTCGACTGGCGCTTTGAAGGGCCAGCCGCCTTCTTCCTGCAGCCCGTCGCGCAAGGCCTGTTCAAGGCCCAGGGCCTGGATGTGACGGTGGATGCCGGCAATGGCTCGGGCGGCGCGGTGCAGCGCGTGGCATCGGGCACCTACGACATGGGCTTTGCCGACCTGGCCTCGGTGATGGAGTTCCATGCCAACAACCCCGACGCGCCCAACAAGCCCGTCGCCGTGATGGTGGTCTACAACAACACGCCGGCCTCGGTGATGGCGCTCAAGAAGTCGGGCATCAAGACCCCCGCCGATCTGGCTGGCAAAAAGCTGGGCGCGCCGGTGTTCGATGCCGGCCGCAAGGCCTTCCCCATTTTTGAAAAGGCCAATGGCGTCAGCAACGTGGCCTGGACGGCGATGGACCCGCCGCTGCGCGAAACCATGCTGGTGCGCGGCGATGTCGATGCCATCACCGGCTTTACCTTTACCAGCCTGCTGAACCTGGAGGCGCGCGGCGCCAAGGCCAGCGATGTGGTGGTGATGCAGTACGCCGACTATGGCGTCAAGCTCTACGGCAATGTGATCATCGCCAGCCCCAGGATGATCCAGGAGCGGCCCGAGGCGATCAAGAAGTTCCTGACCGCCTTTGCCCAGGGCGCCAAGGGCGTGATTGCCAACCCGGCCCAGGCGATCCAGTCCGTCAAGGCGCGTGATGGCATCGCCAATGTGGCGCTGGAGACGCGCCGCCTGCAGCTGGCGATCGACACCGTCATCAACAGCGCCGACGCCCGCAAGGAAGGCTTTGGGCGCCTCGACAGCAGCCGCCTGAGCCTGATGGCCGCCCAGGTCTCCGATGCCTATGGCACCAAGACCCGCGTCAAGGCCGAAGACGTCTGGAACGGCAGCTTTCTGCCGCCTGCCGCCGCGCTGGATGTGCTCCCCAAGAAGTAAGCCATCCACCAGCTGAGCACATCGCATCGCCCCGCTCCCTTTCACTGATCAACCACCACCTGACGAGACCATCCCGTGAAAAAACGCAGCTTCCTCCATGCCTCCATCGCCCTGCTGGCCGCCGCCAGCACCTGCAGCGCCCTGGCCCAGCCGCTGACGCCGCTCAAGTTCCAGCTCGACTGGCGCTTTGAAGGCCCGGCCGCTCTCTTTGTGCACCCCGAACAAAAGGGCTACTTCAAGCAGGCAGGTCTGGATGTGACGGTGGAAGCTGCCAGCGGCGCGGGCGCGATCCAGCGCGTGGCCTCGGGCACGCATGACCTGGGCTTTGCCGACCTGGCGGCGCTGATGGAGTTCCATGCCAACAACCCCGATGCGCCGATCAAGCCGGTGGCCATCATGGTGATCTACAACACCACACCGGCATCGGTGATGGCGCTGAAGAAATCGGGCATCACCAAGGCCAGCGACCTGACCGGCAAGAAGATGGGCGCACCGATTTTTGACGCAGGCCGCCGCACCTTCCCAATCTTTGCGCAAGCCAATGGCGTGGGCGCCGTGCAGTGGACGACGATGGACCCACCGCTGCGCGAAACCATGCTGGTGCGTGGTGATCTGGATGCCGTCACCGGCTACACCTTCACCAGCCTGCTCAACCTGGAAGCGCGTGGCATCAAGGCCGAAGACGTGGTGGTGCTGCCCTATGCCACCCATGGCGTGCAGCTCTACGGCAATGTCATCATCGCCAGCCCCAAGCTGATTGCCGAGAAGCCCGAAGCGGTGCGCGCCTTCCTCAAGGCGTTTGCGAAAGGCGCCAAGGAAGCGATTGCCGATCCGCAGGCCGCCATTGCCTCGCTCAAGGCCAAGGATGGCCTGGTCAATGTGCCGCTGGAGGTGAAGCGCCTCAAGCTCACCATCGACACCGCCATCGACAGCAAGGGCGCGCGCGAAGAAGGCTTTGGCCAGCTGCGCCCCGAGCGCCTGGGCCTGATGGCCGAGCAGGTCGCCAAGGCCTATGAAACCAAGAACCCCGTGCCCGCCCAAGCAGTGTGGAACGGCAGCTTTCTGCCCAGCGCTGCCGAGCTGGACATCCTCCCCAAGCGCTGATCCCGCCGCCTGCAGGGCGCTGCCCGCGCCCTGCCCTTTTGAAGACGATTGCACCCTATGACGGCCTCCCTCCAAGACCCTGCCTTTGTTGAGTTTCGCGATGTCTGGCTGGCTTACAACGACGAGTTGCAGGCCAAGAACCAGTTCGCTGTCGAAGCCATTGACCTGCAAGTGCGCCGTGGCGAGTTCATCGCCATCGTCGGCCCCTCGGGCTGCGGCAAATCCACCTTCATGAAGCTGGCCACCGGCCTGCGCATGCCCAGCATTGGCAAGATCCGCATCGATGGCCAGCCCGTCACCGGCCCGCTCAAGATATCGGGCATGGCCTTCCAGTCGCCATCGCTCTTGCCCTGGCGAACCACGGTCGACAATGTATTGCTGCCGCTGGAGATCGTCGAGCCGCACCGCAGCCAGTTCAAGGCCCGGCGCCAAGAGTACGAAGAGCGCGCCCGCCGCCTGCTGCAAAAGGTCGGCCTCGCGGGCTATGAGGACAAGTTCCCCTGGGAGCTGTCGGGCGGCATGCAGCAGCGCGCCAGCATCTGCCGCGCGCTGATCCATGAGCCCAAGATGCTGCTGCTCGACGAGCCCTTTGGCGCCCTCGATGCCTTCACCCGCGAAGAGCTCTGGTGCATCCTGCGCGATCTGCATGCCGAGCAGCAGTTCAACGTCATCCTCGTCACGCACGACCTGCGCGAATCGGTGTTCCTGGCCGACTCCATCTACGTGATGAGCAAGAGCCCCGGCCGCTTTGTGGTGCGCCGCGATATCGACATCCCCCGCCCGCGCGATCTGGAGCTGACCTACACCAAGGAGTTCAGCGACATCGTGCATGAGCTGCGCGGCCACATCGGTGCGATGCGCAAGACCGGCACCGTGATCAACCAGTAAGCGCCCAGGCCCATTCACTTATGTACAAGCTCAACAACCCCAAGCTCGAACGCTGGTCACCCTGGCTGCTGCTGGCGGCCGTCGTCATCGTCTGGCAAATCATCTGCTCGGCCTTCCAGGTGTCGGAGTTCATCTTCCCCAGCCCCTTGCTGATCTGGCAGCAGTTTCTGGAGTTCCACGCCGTCATCGCCGCGCATGCCTGGCGCACCTTCTGGGTGACGATGGCAGGCTTTGGCGTGGCCATCGTCGTCGGTGTTTTGCTGGGCTTTTTGATTGGCAGCTCGCGCCTGGCCTACGCCGCCGTCTACCCGCTGATGACCGCCTTCAACGCGCTGCCCAAGGCCGCCTTTGTGCCCATTCTCGTCGTGTGGTTTGGCATCGGCATTGGCCCGGCCATCCTCACCGCGTTTCTGATCAGCTTCTTCCCCATCATGGTCAACATCGCCACCGGCCTGGCGACCTTGGAGCCCGAGCTGGAAGACGTCTTGCGCGTGCTGGGCGCCAAACGCTGGGATGTCCTCATCAAGGTCGGCCTGCCCCGCTCGCTGCCCTATTTCTACGGCTCGCTCAAGGTTGCCATCACCCTCGCCTTTGTCGGCACCACCGTGTCCGAGATGACCGCCGCCAACGAAGGCATTGGCTACCTGCTGATCTCTGCCGGCTCGTCCATGCAAATGGGCCTGGCCTTTGCGGGCCTGTTGGTGGTGGGCGCGATGGCGATGGTGATGTACGAGCTGTTCAGCTTTGTTGAGAAGCGGACTACCGCATGGGCGCACCGAGGCGCGAACAACCACTAGAGCCGTTAACACGACCCTTGATACGTCGTTGCCCTGACTTGTCGTACTAACGTACTGCCTGCGTCAGGACGCCTCGTCTCAACCGCAAACCTACGGTTTGCTGGGCCGTGTGAACGGCTCTATAGCGGATCGAAGCTTTCAGGCTGAATCACAGCAACCGCAACAAAGGGGCCCGTTCCATGAAAGGGTCCCTTGGTGTTTGGTGACAGCGGCTAAGAGTCGCTAACACGACCCAGCAAACCGAAGGTTTGCGATTGAGACTAGGCGTCCCCGACTAGGCGTCGAGCCGCAGGCAGTACAGTAGTACGACAAGGTTCGGCAACGACGTATCAAGGGTTGTGTTAGCGACTCTAAATCTGCACCGCGCGGCCGATGAACTGGATCGGCCCCGTCGGCTTGCCAATCGGCGATCCGCCTGCGGGCTCCAGGGTCAGCTCAAACAACTGGTTGGGCTGCAGTGGTGGCAGCTTGTCCACAGGCACCTCAATCGCTTCACCCGGTTTGACCAGGCCCAGCGACACCGGGGCGCTCCAGCCATCGGCCTTGGTCCAGAACTGCAGCGATTTCTCGGCCGGCACCACATCGGTACCCAGCGGCACCAGGCGCAGCCGGTCTGCCGCCTGGGCCTGCACCAGCCAGCCAGGGGCCTGGCTTTGCGGCGCGGCCAGCACCACAAAGTAGCGGGCGGGGCCAGGCGCCGGGGCGGGGCCCAGCACCAGCACACCGGCCAGCACGGCAGCAGCAGCAAAACCGCTGCCGGCCAGGCCACGCCACAGCGCCAGGCTGTCCCAATGCCACCAGCGGCGCGGCACTGCGGCGGCGGCGCGCTGCGGCTCGGCTGCGGGCCACAGGCTGGCGGTAATGCGCGGCCACAGGCCCGTGCTCGGCTCTTGCGGCGGGGCCAGAGTGGTCAAGGGTTGCAGGCGCTGCTCCCAGGCATCCACGGCGGCGCGCAGCGCAGCATCCTGCGGCAGGCGCTCTTCGATTGCGCGACGCTCTGCAGCATCCTGCGTGCCCAGCACATACTGGCCGGCCAGCGTCTGCAGGTCGTCCGGGCTGTCGCCATCGGGCGGCAATTGGTGGTTGGTATCGGCGCTCATTGCATGCATTCCCGCAGGGCGCGCAGGCCCCTCTGTATCCACGCTTTGACGGTTCCCAGCGGGGCCTGCACCCGCGCTGCAATCTCGCTGTGGCTGCAGCCATCTACATAGGCATGCAGCAGGCATTCACGGCGCTGCGGCTCCAGGCCTTCGAGGCACTGGCCCAGGCGGCCCAGCTGGGCCTGGCGGTCCAGGGCATCGCCCTCTTCCTGCCAGGCAGCCATCGCGGCGCTGGCCTCATAGGCAGCGGCGGTCGGCTCATCCAGTGTGCTTTCGCGGGCGCTGCTGCGCACCCGGTTCAATGCGGCATGCCGAACAATGCTATAGATCCAGCCTCTAGCCGCACCCCGCGCCGCATCAAAACTGTGCGCCTTGCTCCAGATCGCCACAAAGGCATCGTGCAGCACATCTTCGGCCGCTGCGCGGCTGCGCACAATGCGCATCGCCACCCCCAGCAGATAGCGCGACTCTTGCTCGTAAATACGCTGCAGCGCATGGCGGTCGCCACGCGCGCAAGCAGCTAGCGCCAAGGCATGGTCAAAATTGTCGTCGGTCACAGAAGCGGCAGGCGGCATGAAGGCAATCCACGAAGAAGGAAAGGGGAGGAAATCCTTCTTCGAGTGTAGCCGCTATAAAACAGAAACTTACATAGGCTTCCAGAAGATGTAGTCAGCTTGGTACTGCACCACCGTCTTTTGGCCCTTTTGTGCTGGCATGCAAGGCTTGTCAGCCGGTGCCACACCGCCCTTCAAGGCCACGCGCTGGATATGGCTCACACCCACCAAGGCACCGCTGCCCATCGCAGGGTTGGCCTTGACCAATTGGTAGGGCAGGTTGCCGGCACCCGATGGCGCTACTGCCAGCTGCGTTGCCGTCAGCTTGGAGCCGTCATTCGCTTCCCAGGTGGCAGGCGGGCCATAGTAGCGGCCCACCGTCTTGCCAGCGCGGTCCTTCAGCACCGCATCGGGGCCCACAAACACCCATTCGGTCTGGCCGGGGGCATTGGCCTTGTCGCGGCATTCGTAGGTGATGTCACCGCTACCCACTGTTTCCCAAGCCACTTTGTGGCCGGCTGGCACCTGGATGGTTGCTGGCAGCGAAGCCTGCGAAAAGGTCATTTCCTTTTTGTGCATCGAGCCGCAAGCGGTGAGCAGGCCGATGGAGGCCACTGCGGTGGCGATGGCGGCGATACGGGGTGCTGTGCGAGAGGTCAACATACGAGTTCTCCTAAGTGAGGGGGACAGAAGGACGAGAGTGAAAACAGCGCTAATTAATGTGCTGTTAGTGGTACTAGTCGCCAGTTGCTGGAATGGATGCAGTGGATGCAAAAATTTTTTTGCCCTGCCTGCATCGCCTCCCTGATCCTCTTCTTTACAAGCTTCGCTCTATTTGTTGAATCCACTGCGCCACCCGCTGCGTATTCCAAACAGCCGCAACGTTTTTCGGCTGAACATCCACACGCAAGGAGCATCTCATGGCCTCGATTCAAAGCACCCGCAAACTGGTCTCTTATGGCATGGCATTCATGGTCGCAAGCACATCAGTCGCTGCAATCGCCAAAGACGTGATGGTGGGAGGAGCGCCCATGCTGCCTACCAAGGACATCATCGACAACGCCGTCAACTCCAAGGACCACACCACCCTGGTGGCAGCAGTCAAGGCAGCAGGCCTGGTAGAGACCCTTAAGGGCCCAGGCCCCTTCACTGTGTTTGCCCCCACCAATGCCGCATTTGCAGCGCTGCCCGCCGGCACGGTAGACAACCTGCTCAAGCCTGAAAACAAGGCCATGCTGACTACCGTGCTGACCTACCACGTCGTCCCCGGCAAGTGGGATGCCGCAGCGATCAGCAAGATGATCAAGGACGGCGGAGGCATGGCCAGCATCAAGACCGT encodes the following:
- a CDS encoding ABC transporter permease, which gives rise to MYKLNNPKLERWSPWLLLAAVVIVWQIICSAFQVSEFIFPSPLLIWQQFLEFHAVIAAHAWRTFWVTMAGFGVAIVVGVLLGFLIGSSRLAYAAVYPLMTAFNALPKAAFVPILVVWFGIGIGPAILTAFLISFFPIMVNIATGLATLEPELEDVLRVLGAKRWDVLIKVGLPRSLPYFYGSLKVAITLAFVGTTVSEMTAANEGIGYLLISAGSSMQMGLAFAGLLVVGAMAMVMYELFSFVEKRTTAWAHRGANNH
- a CDS encoding IS481 family transposase, with translation MNTHKHARLTFARRLEMVKQMTLQGLDASQAGALQGVTAQTARKWLGRYLWGGEAALADASSRPICSPKAICESKALLIVELRKRRMLQSRIASYAGVSASTVSRVLARAGLSRLSDLQPSEPVVRYEHDAPGDMLHIDTKKLGRIVRPSHRVTGNRRDSVDGAGWETLFVAIDDHARIAFTAMHPDEKTPQAVAFLRNAVAYYAGLGVSIKRLLTDNGAAFRSREFAAACNALGVQHKFTRPYRPQTNGKAERFIQSALREWAYGWTYQNSAERAQALHRWQHYYNWHRPHSGIGRITPMARLKSANNLLTVHS
- a CDS encoding ABC transporter ATP-binding protein — protein: MTASLQDPAFVEFRDVWLAYNDELQAKNQFAVEAIDLQVRRGEFIAIVGPSGCGKSTFMKLATGLRMPSIGKIRIDGQPVTGPLKISGMAFQSPSLLPWRTTVDNVLLPLEIVEPHRSQFKARRQEYEERARRLLQKVGLAGYEDKFPWELSGGMQQRASICRALIHEPKMLLLDEPFGALDAFTREELWCILRDLHAEQQFNVILVTHDLRESVFLADSIYVMSKSPGRFVVRRDIDIPRPRDLELTYTKEFSDIVHELRGHIGAMRKTGTVINQ
- a CDS encoding DUF3455 domain-containing protein; the encoded protein is MLTSRTAPRIAAIATAVASIGLLTACGSMHKKEMTFSQASLPATIQVPAGHKVAWETVGSGDITYECRDKANAPGQTEWVFVGPDAVLKDRAGKTVGRYYGPPATWEANDGSKLTATQLAVAPSGAGNLPYQLVKANPAMGSGALVGVSHIQRVALKGGVAPADKPCMPAQKGQKTVVQYQADYIFWKPM
- a CDS encoding anti-sigma factor; this translates as MSADTNHQLPPDGDSPDDLQTLAGQYVLGTQDAAERRAIEERLPQDAALRAAVDAWEQRLQPLTTLAPPQEPSTGLWPRITASLWPAAEPQRAAAAVPRRWWHWDSLALWRGLAGSGFAAAAVLAGVLVLGPAPAPGPARYFVVLAAPQSQAPGWLVQAQAADRLRLVPLGTDVVPAEKSLQFWTKADGWSAPVSLGLVKPGEAIEVPVDKLPPLQPNQLFELTLEPAGGSPIGKPTGPIQFIGRAVQI
- a CDS encoding fasciclin domain-containing protein, which gives rise to MASIQSTRKLVSYGMAFMVASTSVAAIAKDVMVGGAPMLPTKDIIDNAVNSKDHTTLVAAVKAAGLVETLKGPGPFTVFAPTNAAFAALPAGTVDNLLKPENKAMLTTVLTYHVVPGKWDAAAISKMIKDGGGMASIKTVSGGTLVAKAQGSKVMLTDEKGGTATVTIPDVYQSNGVIHVIDKVLLPK
- a CDS encoding flavin reductase family protein, which codes for MTEIDFAQLGTYERYKLMASLIVPRPIALVTTLGADGTVNAAPFSMFNMMGEDPPVVMLSVNKLQDTAQKDTATNILRDKEFVVHIADEAMAAAMHRCGDRLAPHESELDHTGLTATPSQSVRPPRIVQAPVAFECLLHETLETASRYVFIGRVQWLAVRDGLVDTEKWRVRLQEFFPVGRFGASFYINCRERFAIEAGEGLAGAQGSAASTAIDEM
- a CDS encoding ABC transporter substrate-binding protein, with protein sequence MHKRSFLKTTVAALALSWGAAQAADAPIKFQLDWRFEGPAAFFLQPVAQGLFKAQGLDVTVDAGNGSGGAVQRVASGTYDMGFADLASVMEFHANNPDAPNKPVAVMVVYNNTPASVMALKKSGIKTPADLAGKKLGAPVFDAGRKAFPIFEKANGVSNVAWTAMDPPLRETMLVRGDVDAITGFTFTSLLNLEARGAKASDVVVMQYADYGVKLYGNVIIASPRMIQERPEAIKKFLTAFAQGAKGVIANPAQAIQSVKARDGIANVALETRRLQLAIDTVINSADARKEGFGRLDSSRLSLMAAQVSDAYGTKTRVKAEDVWNGSFLPPAAALDVLPKK
- a CDS encoding ABC transporter substrate-binding protein; amino-acid sequence: MKKRSFLHASIALLAAASTCSALAQPLTPLKFQLDWRFEGPAALFVHPEQKGYFKQAGLDVTVEAASGAGAIQRVASGTHDLGFADLAALMEFHANNPDAPIKPVAIMVIYNTTPASVMALKKSGITKASDLTGKKMGAPIFDAGRRTFPIFAQANGVGAVQWTTMDPPLRETMLVRGDLDAVTGYTFTSLLNLEARGIKAEDVVVLPYATHGVQLYGNVIIASPKLIAEKPEAVRAFLKAFAKGAKEAIADPQAAIASLKAKDGLVNVPLEVKRLKLTIDTAIDSKGAREEGFGQLRPERLGLMAEQVAKAYETKNPVPAQAVWNGSFLPSAAELDILPKR
- a CDS encoding sigma-70 family RNA polymerase sigma factor, which produces MPPAASVTDDNFDHALALAACARGDRHALQRIYEQESRYLLGVAMRIVRSRAAAEDVLHDAFVAIWSKAHSFDAARGAARGWIYSIVRHAALNRVRSSARESTLDEPTAAAYEASAAMAAWQEEGDALDRQAQLGRLGQCLEGLEPQRRECLLHAYVDGCSHSEIAARVQAPLGTVKAWIQRGLRALRECMQ